AGTAACCAAATATATTAATGCTTATAAACTAATAAGAATAATATCAACATAAGTTTTAATTGGAACTGGTACTGGAACGGGTAAAAAAATCTAAAAATCATACGATATAATAGTGAGGATAATAAACAAAAGTCTTGAGTATTGAAATTACAATATTTAGGGCTTTTGTATTGTGATAGATAATATATGACAATATTACAATCAGCTATAATATGCAAAGAAATCTAAGAGCTATCAAATGGTAATCTTAACTTAATTAATGTAAGTAGTCAATTTTATAATAAAGAAATAGCAGAGTTTGACTTTGTTGTTTCTTGGATTCTTCAAGAGGGAGTATATAAAGAAAAAATTACGCTTATTGATACATCAGGAGAAGCTATTTCATCAAGAGAGAAACAGCTAGAAGCTCAAAATTATTTTTTTACATCCATCACTACTTTTACGGTCGAGTTTGAAAAAAGTGGCGTATACTATATAAGTATAGAATTAGATGATAAAGAATTTATGAAAATACCTGTTATAGTTAGTTCTATAGATACTGAGTAAAAGGAGATATGTTAGGATGACATTATTATTAATGTTTGTTTTATATATAGTTTCAATGTATTATTTTTTTAAGCTAAGAAAAATTGATAAAACGAAAAGTGAAGTTCTTTCTACCCTTATTATTCTAACTCCTGCAGTTAATAATCTACTACCTATTGAAACAGAATTAAAAGATATGATACTTTTATTTATGTTTTCTCTTTCAGCTGTCTTATTAAGGAAGGGTTTTAAAGATATAGAAAAGAAAGAAAAGCTTGGTATCGTAGAAGAAAACAACTTAAAAGAGTAAGCAAATATATTAATGCTTATAATCTAATAAATAATAATTTCATCAGAAATCTAACGGTATATGAAAATACCTCTTAAGGTTGTTATTAAGATGAACTAAGGAGAAAAAAATATGATTTCTGTTGTGATAATATGTATATTATCAATAATGACAATATACTATTTTTTTAAATTAAGTAAAATTGATAAATCAAGAAGTGATGGAGTAGCTAGTATTATTGTTTTTTCTACATTTATAAATATTTTGCCAGTAAATACTAATATAAGAGGGATACTAATAATATCTATTTTATCTCTTGCAATTTTTTTGTGTAGAATGAGCTTTAAAAATATAGATATAGAAAAAAAGAAAAGATTGATAACGTAGAAGTTAACAATCATAAAGACTAACAGATTATATTGGCAAAACAACTTGATATATAACAAAATTCTAAATAAGCCTTTAAAAGAATATTCGTCTTAGAGAATTTTTATTAAATTTATTCATAATGTTAAGTAGAAGATATTTACTATCCTTATTTATCTAGAACTTTTACATAAGGTATCAAAAAATAGAATAAATATAGAAGTTAGAAAGCATCCGTGTCTAGAAGGAAAACTGGACGATATAAGAAATACTTTCATACAGTTTGGAATGATATAAATTTATATTCTACAACTTTCTAGACTACTGACTAGGAAAGTGAGTGGTACATGTGAATAAATGTATTTATTATAAAGATGATTTGGAACTTACTTACAAAACAAAAGAGCATGTAATAAGTGCTGGTATTGGAGGGTCAAGGACACTTCCTTTAGGAATGGTGTCCGATCAAGCAAATAGAATTTTTTCAGCAATGGAGTTAGAAGTTTTAAGAAACTCTCCAATTTCATTAAACAGATATTTCTATGGACCTGGGAAAAGAGGCTCTTCATCTGATAAAAAGAGAACAAAATCTCCAATTTTGATTATGGAATCCGAAAATGAATTAGTAAATTTAGGATATTTAGAGTTAGGAGAGCCTAAACTTATACCGCAAATACGATTAAATGAAAAAAATGAAATAAGTTTTCATTGTAATAGTGATATTGGTGATACCCATGAACAACAATTGATATTTTTTGAGCAACTTAAATATTTTAAAATGGAATTATTAGAAGAAGTAAAAGAAAAAAAAGTATCTAAAAAAAATTTTGTTCTGGGATTTTTAAAAGATAGATGGTATATGTTTTCTAATATAAGTGAAATTAATCAAAATATTGAAGACTATATTTCAAAGATATCTCTAGAAGATATTAAAGAATCAAAGACAATAAATACGGAAAAAAATGTGAAAGCTGGTGGATACTTAAGAATAGATGAAAGATATTTAAGGTTTTTAGGAAAAACAGCTTTTAACACATTTGCATATTTATATGGGCATGAAATTGCATTACTTCCAGAGTTTGATAAACTGAGAAACTGGATTATTAAAGGAGGAGAAAATCAATTTGTCAAGCACTTATATAATGAAAGTAATATCCTAGATTACTATAAAGTGCCAGAAGATGCTCATTCAATACTATTTCATCAGAAGAATGAAATAGTATTTGCAGAAGTAAGAATATATGGAGAAACATTACCTTTACCTTGCGTTGTTTTGACTGAAAAATTCTCAAAGAAAATTTCTTCAAATGGTTTTATCTGTGATTGGAAAATAAAAGAAGAAATAACTTTATATGAACTTTTGAGAAGTAACCCATATAATAAAATCAAATAAAGTATTGTTTTCGTATAATAATTTCTGCAAAGGGTTTACTCTCTTTTTTCTATTTGGACAAATTTAGGACAAATTTTGTTTAAATTTTTCATAAACTATGGTAATATATTTTCTAATAAGTTTCATTTATGGTTAAAAGTTTATATGTATCTTATTGTATAATGATGTATATAAAACTAATACCATAATAATCTCTAATATAAAGATAAAGTGGCTGTGAAAAAGAGGTCTGATTTTGGAAACTCAAGAGAGCAAAACTCATAGGCTGAGAGGTTTTGCAGTGAAAGATATCTGATGTAGCTTTGGAGCCTTCTTTCTGAGCTTAGTAGGAAAGACGTATCCCTGCGTTAAAGGGTTTGAGAGCTGCTTTTAGCAGAATTAAGGTGGTACCGCGAATGAGTCCCTTCGTCCTTAAATTATGGATGAGGGGCTTTTTATATGCAAAAATATTAGGAGGGAAAATCATGACAAATCTTCCAAAAAATTATGATCCGAAAGAATTTGAATCGAGAATTTATAAGCAGTGGGAAGAAGGAGGCTACTTCAAAGCAAGAATGAAGGCTGGACAGCCATCATATTCTATAGTTCTTCCACCACCAAATATCACAGGCCAGCTTCATATGGGGCATGCACTTGACCATACGCTTCAGGACATACTTATCAGATGGAAAAGAATGCAGGGCTTTAATACTCTTTGGCAACCAGGAACTGACCATGCCAGTATAGCAACAGAAGTTAAGGTAGTTGAAAGAATTAAGGAACAAGAAGGATTATCTAAGGAAGAATTAGGAAGAGATGAATTCTTAAAGCGTGCTTGGGTATGGAAGGAAGAGTTTGGTGGCAAGATTGTTGAGCAAATGAAAAAGCTTGGAGATTCTTGCGACTGGGAAAGAGAACGCTTTACTATGGATGAAGGCTGTAATAAAGCAGTTACTGAATTCTTTGTAAGATTATACAACGATGGATATATCTATAGAGGAAATAGAATAATTAACTGGTGTGTGGATTGCAAGACTTCACTTTCTGATGCAGAAGTAGAGCATGATGAGGTTGCTGGTAATTTTTATCATGTAAATTACAAAGTAAAAGATAGTGATGAAGTTATAGAAATAGCTACTACTAGACCAGAGACTATCCTTGGAGATACAGCTGTAGCTGTTAATCCTAACGATGATAGATTTAAGCATTTGGTAGGAAAAACTCTTATACTTCCTATTTTAAACAGAGAGATACCTGTTATAGAGGACGACTACGTAGATATGGAGTTTGGTACTGGAGCAGTTAAGATTACTCCTGCTCATGACCCAAATGACTTTGAAGTAGGAGAAAGACATGGTTTAGAAAAGCTCATAGTTATGAATGAAGACGGAACTATGAATGAAAAAGCTGGTAAGTATGCTGGCATGACAAGATTTGAATGCAGAAAAGCAATAGTAAAAGACTTAGATGAAATGGGGCTTTTAGTAAAAGTAAAAGAACATAATCACAATGTAGGTCATTGCTATAGATGTCATAATGTAGTAGAGCCTCTTGTATCTAGACAGTGGTTTGTAAAGATGAAGGACCTTGCTGCTCCAGCTACTCTTGCTCTAGAAACCGGGGATTTGAAATTAGTACCTGATAGATTTGATAAAACGTATCTTAACTGGCTTAATAACATAAGAGACTGGTGTATATCTAGACAGCTTTGGTGGGGACATAGAATTCCAGCGTATTACTGTCAGGATTGTGATGAGATAATGGTAGCTGATAGCAAGCCACACATCTGTCCTAAATGTAAAAGTAATAATATTAAGCAGGATGAGGATGTACTAGACACTTGGTTTTCATCAGCTCTTTGGCCGTTTTCTACCTTAGGCTGGCCACAGCAGACAGCGGAAATGCTCAAGTTTTATCCTACCTCTGTTCTAGTTACTGGATATG
This is a stretch of genomic DNA from Acetoanaerobium sticklandii. It encodes these proteins:
- a CDS encoding valine--tRNA ligase yields the protein MTNLPKNYDPKEFESRIYKQWEEGGYFKARMKAGQPSYSIVLPPPNITGQLHMGHALDHTLQDILIRWKRMQGFNTLWQPGTDHASIATEVKVVERIKEQEGLSKEELGRDEFLKRAWVWKEEFGGKIVEQMKKLGDSCDWERERFTMDEGCNKAVTEFFVRLYNDGYIYRGNRIINWCVDCKTSLSDAEVEHDEVAGNFYHVNYKVKDSDEVIEIATTRPETILGDTAVAVNPNDDRFKHLVGKTLILPILNREIPVIEDDYVDMEFGTGAVKITPAHDPNDFEVGERHGLEKLIVMNEDGTMNEKAGKYAGMTRFECRKAIVKDLDEMGLLVKVKEHNHNVGHCYRCHNVVEPLVSRQWFVKMKDLAAPATLALETGDLKLVPDRFDKTYLNWLNNIRDWCISRQLWWGHRIPAYYCQDCDEIMVADSKPHICPKCKSNNIKQDEDVLDTWFSSALWPFSTLGWPQQTAEMLKFYPTSVLVTGYDIIFFWVIRMVFSALYVLDEVPFSHVFIHGLVRDSEGRKMSKSLGNGIDPLEIIDTYGADALRFTLATGNSPGNDMRFYMERVEASRNFANKIWNASRFIFMNLENSQKKEFKREDVNEALELSDKWIISRVNSLSKEMTENMDKFELGIAVSKVYDFAWSEFCDWYIELVKQRLYSEDSISKDSAVYTLTYVLEKILKLLHPFMPFITEEIWSYMEKEEKIIVSSWPVYQEADEFKSEEEKMDIIINAIRNLRNLRAEMNVPPSRKAKLLVVSSSAIKAVIKEGENYFTALASASEVSYMDNEDLVPEDAVSVVLDGAKLFIPMDELVDFEKELERLTKEKDKLESEIKRVVGKLNNQGFLAKAPQALVDEEKAKQDKFEQMLDAVNQRLENVKAKL